CTCCGGCGTGCCGTAGTCGAGCACCAGCATGTTCTGCACCGCCTCGGGCATGATGCCGGGCGCGCCGGGATAGCTCTTCTTGCTCTTGCTGCCGCGGATGATCACTTCATCGTTGATGCCGTGGTAGCTGCCGCTGAAGGAGATGATCAGGCTGCGGCCGGTCACCGTGCGGGCCATGCGCATCGCGCCAAGCACTGCTTCGGATCCGGTGTTGCACACTGCTGCACGTTCAGCGCCGGTGAGTTCGCACAGCAGCTTCGAGACTTCCGCCGCGAGCGGATGCATAGGGCCGATCTCGATGCCCGTATCCAGTTGCTTGTGGCAGGCTTCCTTGATGAAGTCGGGCATGTAGCCGAACATCGAGCTGCCGAAGCCGCTCAGGATGTCCACGTACTCATTGCCATCAATGTCCCACAGGTGGCAGCCGCTGCTCTTGTCCACCACCACTTGGTAGATGAGCTCCTTGGTCTGCGGCTTGAAACCGGTGACCACGCGCGGGTCGGCCATCGGCTTGCGGTTCTCCTGCGTGAAGGCCTTGCTCTTCGCGGTCCTCGCGATGTAGCGTTTGCTGAAAGCGTCGAACCACGCGCGCTGCTGCGGCGTCATGTCGTCCACCTTCTCCTTGCTGATGCGCGCCTGTGCACCGAAGACCTTTTTCAGTTCCGGAGCGTCTTCCAGGGCATTCACTGCAGGAGAAGCTGTTGAGGCCGTGGAGCTGCTTGTTGCACCTGCGCCTGCGCCTGCCCCTGCATTCGACCAATGCGGCAGGATGTGGTCCGCCAGCTTGTCCAGGTTCGGCAGCTCCTCGTTCAACTGACGGAACGAGATCTTCACGCCGAACTTCTTGCTGAGCGAGGTTGCCACCTGAGTCAGGAAGAGCGAGTCGAGACCCATCTCCAGGAAGGTCTCCTCGTTGCTCGCTTCGGCCAGTTCAAGGCCTGAGCTTTCCTCCAGCAGGTGCTTGATCTGCGCGATCAGCGATTCCTTCGGCGAGAGGTTCGCATCGCCGCTGTTCGGAACAGGCGCCTCGATGGCGGTGCTCGCAATGGCGCGACCACCATCGGCCACCATCGCCACCGGATCAACCCAGTGACGAACGCGCTCGAAGGCATACGTCGGCATGCTGATCCTGCGGCGCTCTTCACGCTCGTAGAAATTGTTCCAGTCGATGAGCACACCGCTCTGCCACAGGCCACCCACGGCCTTCATCAGTTGCGTAAGCTCATTGCCGTTGCCCGCGGAATCGCCCAGCGAGGGCACGGCCGCTTGTTTCTTGTTGTCGGTGCTTTGCTGGCGCGCCAGGGTGGTGGCCGTTGTGCGCGGGCCTACTTCGAGCATCACGCGATCGGCATCCTGCCACGCGAACTTCACAGCTTGTGCGAATCGCACCGTGGCGCGCAGGTGATCGCTCCAGTACTTCGGTGAGGTCGCCTCGTCGTCCTTCAGCCATTCGGCAGTGACCGTGCTCACGATGGGGATACGCGGCGCGCTGAGCTTCACGCTCTCCACCACCTGCTTGTACGGCGCCACGATGGAATCCATCATGGGGCTGTGGAAGGCGTGGCTGGTCACGAGCAGTTTGCAGGTGATGCCGTCCTTCTCCAACTCGGCTTGCAGCTTGGCGATCGCTTCATGCGGACCGCTGGCCACGCACAACTGCGGACCATTGTTCGCGGCAATGCTGCAACCAGCAGGAAGGCGCTTGGTGATGTCTTCTTCCGCTGCGCGCACGCTGAGCATGCTGCCACCAGGCAGGCCCTGCATCATGCGGCCGCGGTTGGCCACGAGCTTCACGGCGTCCTCCAGCGAGAACACACCAGCAAGACAAGCCGCAGCGAACTCGCCGATGCTGTGGCCCATCATCGCGTCGGGCACAATGCCCCAGTGCATCCACAGCTTCGCGAGGCTGTAATGCATGGTGAAGAGCGAAGCCTGTGTGTAGATGGTCTGCTTCAGTTGCTCGGCGGCCTGTTCTTTTTCACCGGTGTTCGGGAAAATGATGTCGCGCAGCGAGGTGCCGAATTCCTTCGAGAAGAGCTCGCAGCAACGGTCGAAGTGCTGTTTGAAGACGGGTTCGCTCTCGCAGAGGTCGCGGCCCATGTTCACGTACTGCGAGCCCTGGCCGGGGAACATGAAGACCACGCCGGGCGCGGCTTCGTGAAGTTCGCGCGTGCCGATGAGCTGCGCGTCCTTGTTCGCGATGGCCTCGATCACTTCACCATGACTTCCGCCCACGATGAGGCGGCGATGCTTGAAGTGGCGACGACCGACTTGCAACGTGTAGGCCGCATCCGCCAAGGAAGCTTTCGGATGCGTTTCGAGCCATGTGCGGAGATTGTCCGTCATGGCATCGAGACTAGCCTTGCTCTTCGCGCTGAGCAGAAACAGTTGCTTGCTACGCGATGCGCTGGAAGCCTTGGCGACCGGCGGCTCGGCGAGGATCACGTGCGCGTTCGTTCCGCCCACGCCGAACGATGAAACGCCGGCGATACGAAGTGTCGCTGTGCGCGGCCAGGCGATGTTGTCCTGCGCCACACGGAACGGCGAGTTCGCGAAGTCGATCGCGGGATTCGGTTTCTCGAAGCCGATACTGGCCGGGATGTTCTCCTCCTTCAGCGCCAGCGCGGTCTTGATCACGCCTGCGGCACCGGCGGCGGCCGTCAGGTGGCCGATGTTGGACTTGATGGATCCAATTGCGCAATGCTGCGCGGGGCGCGCATCATCGGGCGACGAATTCGTCGCCTCTACGGCGTTGCCGCTGCGAAACGCCAGCGTCAACGCCTCCACCTCAATGGGATCCCCCAACGGCGTTGCCGTGCCATGCGCCTCCACATAGGTGATCTGGTCGGGCGTAACACCGGCATCAGCCTGCGCCATGGCGATCACTTCGGCCTGTCCGCGCACGCTGGGTGCCGTGAAGCTGGCTTTATCGCTGCCGTCGTTGTTCAGCGCGGCGCCCTTGATGGTCGCGTAGATGTGGTCGTTATCGCGGATCGCATCGTCGAGGCGCTTGAGGACGATGATCCCGACACCATCGCTGAACGATGTGCCCTTGCCTTGTGCGTCGAAGGTGCGTGTGCTGCCATCGGGGCTGTACATGCCGCCTTCGTTGTACACGATGCCGCTGTTGATCGGAGCGGTGATCGCGATGCCTCCGGCCAGCGCCATATCGCACTCGCCATCGCGCAGCGCCTTGAACGCCTGGGCGATCGCAACGAGCGAGGTGCTGCACGCGGTGTGGATGCTCAACGCCGGGCCGCGCAGGTCGAACTCGAACGCGAGGCGCGTGGCGATGTAGTCCTTTTCGTTCGCGGTCATCACCGCGAAGTCGCCGACCTGCTCGATGAGCTCGGGATGGCCGATGACGTTGCGCGTGAAGTAGGTGTTGTTGCCCATGCCCGCGTACACGCCGATGAGGCCAGCGAACTGCGCGGGGTCGTAAGCGGCATCCTCCAATGCGGCCCAGGCGGTCTCGAGGAACACGCGTTGCTGCGGATCCATCAGCGCGGCCACCTTGGGGTTCACACCGAAGAAGCCTGCGTCGAACTTGTCGGCATCGGCGATCACGCCGCGCGCCTTCACATAGTATTCGTCGTTGCGTAGTTCATCGGGAACGCTTGGGTCGATCTCGTCGGCGGTCCAGGTGCTGATGCTGTTCTTCTTGGCGAGCAGGTTCTTCCAAAGCTCTTCAACGTTAGCCGCGCCGGGGAATCGGCCTGACATGCCGATGATGGCGACATCCCGCTTTTCGGGCGAG
The Flavobacteriales bacterium DNA segment above includes these coding regions:
- a CDS encoding amino acid adenylation domain-containing protein; this translates as MPTDRYRTIIDRILDAFHAHPERPALASEDQTLTAVEVGAFAARLADRIARHGAGPGATVGLCLDRSPELIISVLGVVKAGAAYVPIDPAYPAERIAGMVEDAKPPVVITSKAHQHLFKGTQAKVLLIDDIDLKNGPLFEGPCPAKAEDLLYVLFTSGSTGRPKGVAMHHAPLTNLIQWQLRTSVCKEGDRTLQFAPISFDVSFQEIFTTFAQGGMLVLITDEDRLNSTQLLRKIIAQGINRIIVPFVALQYLAEAVERTGEVPSSLKEVFTSGEQLKITPAIANLFKQLPGCRFCNQYGPTEGHVVSELELKGDPSTWPALPNIGSAIDHVKLYVLDEQMKPVKKGEEGELYLGGACVATGYIGRGDLTAERFLADPFINGGRMYKTGDRAAELPNGEIDYKGRIDGQVKVRGYRIELGEVEVAMEKHPAVEQAVATVREDRPGLKHLIGYYVAKRELSTNELRKHLASLLPDYMQPSAFVAVKELPRTPSGKIDRKALPAPDVKRPDLDVAFVAPTTSVQKTLANVWADLLGIDRVGIDDNFFDLGGNSLLSIQCVAQLEGHGLKLPIVKLYQHPTIKACAAFLEGDASAVSPAEMAQARLGARHVSPEKRDVAIIGMSGRFPGAANVEELWKNLLAKKNSISTWTADEIDPSVPDELRNDEYYVKARGVIADADKFDAGFFGVNPKVAALMDPQQRVFLETAWAALEDAAYDPAQFAGLIGVYAGMGNNTYFTRNVIGHPELIEQVGDFAVMTANEKDYIATRLAFEFDLRGPALSIHTACSTSLVAIAQAFKALRDGECDMALAGGIAITAPINSGIVYNEGGMYSPDGSTRTFDAQGKGTSFSDGVGIIVLKRLDDAIRDNDHIYATIKGAALNNDGSDKASFTAPSVRGQAEVIAMAQADAGVTPDQITYVEAHGTATPLGDPIEVEALTLAFRSGNAVEATNSSPDDARPAQHCAIGSIKSNIGHLTAAAGAAGVIKTALALKEENIPASIGFEKPNPAIDFANSPFRVAQDNIAWPRTATLRIAGVSSFGVGGTNAHVILAEPPVAKASSASRSKQLFLLSAKSKASLDAMTDNLRTWLETHPKASLADAAYTLQVGRRHFKHRRLIVGGSHGEVIEAIANKDAQLIGTRELHEAAPGVVFMFPGQGSQYVNMGRDLCESEPVFKQHFDRCCELFSKEFGTSLRDIIFPNTGEKEQAAEQLKQTIYTQASLFTMHYSLAKLWMHWGIVPDAMMGHSIGEFAAACLAGVFSLEDAVKLVANRGRMMQGLPGGSMLSVRAAEEDITKRLPAGCSIAANNGPQLCVASGPHEAIAKLQAELEKDGITCKLLVTSHAFHSPMMDSIVAPYKQVVESVKLSAPRIPIVSTVTAEWLKDDEATSPKYWSDHLRATVRFAQAVKFAWQDADRVMLEVGPRTTATTLARQQSTDNKKQAAVPSLGDSAGNGNELTQLMKAVGGLWQSGVLIDWNNFYEREERRRISMPTYAFERVRHWVDPVAMVADGGRAIASTAIEAPVPNSGDANLSPKESLIAQIKHLLEESSGLELAEASNEETFLEMGLDSLFLTQVATSLSKKFGVKISFRQLNEELPNLDKLADHILPHWSNAGAGAGAGATSSSTASTASPAVNALEDAPELKKVFGAQARISKEKVDDMTPQQRAWFDAFSKRYIARTAKSKAFTQENRKPMADPRVVTGFKPQTKELIYQVVVDKSSGCHLWDIDGNEYVDILSGFGSSMFGYMPDFIKEACHKQLDTGIEIGPMHPLAAEVSKLLCELTGAERAAVCNTGSEAVLGAMRMARTVTGRSLIISFSGSYHGINDEVIIRGSKSKKSYPGAPGIMPEAVQNMLVLDYGTPESLEIIKQRCHEAAAVLVEPVQSRRMEFRPVDFLREVRRITQENGAALIFDEVITGFRTHPNGTQALFGIQADIGTYGKVIGGGMPVGAMIGKSEWMDALDGGHWQYGDDSVPPAGVTYFAGTFVRHPLTLAAMKAALVHMKDEGPALQERLNTMTEDMVARVNGLFDQYQLPYRWVNFGSAFKTKYDESVNYTELFFMLMRYHGVHVLDFPHFITTAHTAADIEFIISAVEKTCKELRESGFMPERTYPIPTVNSVLGGLIRPAHERLLVAGKPPVPGARLGRTPKGDAAWFVADPERQGKYLMIEED